In Panthera leo isolate Ple1 chromosome F3, P.leo_Ple1_pat1.1, whole genome shotgun sequence, one genomic interval encodes:
- the SLC30A1 gene encoding zinc transporter 1: MGCWGRNRGRLLCMLMLTFMFMVLEVVVSRVTSSLAMLSDSFHMLSDVLALVVALVAERFARRTHATQKNTFGWIRAEVMGALVNAIFLTGLCFAILLEAIERFIEPHEMQQPLVVLGVGVAGLLVNVMGLCLFHHHSGFGNDSGHGHSHGGHGHPKGARGKSNRTGSSDNSVTPGEQRPEQEETNTLVSNSSSSNGLKLDRPDPEKSRNDAVEVQVNGNLIREPDHMELEDDNKAGQLNMRGVFLHVFGDALGSVIVVVNALVFYFSWKGCPKGEFCVNPCIPDPCKAFVEIINSTHATVYEAGPCWVLYLDPTLCIVMVCILLYTTYPLLKESALILLQTVPKQIDIKNLIKELRGVEGVEEVHELHVWQLAGSRIIATAHIKCEDPASYMQVAKIIKDVFHNHGIHATTIQPEFASVGSKSSVVPCELACRTQCALKQCCGTRPQAPSGKDAEKAPTVSISCLELSDNLEKKPKRTKAESIPAVVIEIKKMPNKQPESSL; the protein is encoded by the exons ATGGGGTGCTGGGGTCGGAACCGGGGCCGGCTGCTGTGCATGCTGATGCTGACCTTCATGTTCATGGTGCTGGAGGTGGTGGTGAGCCGGGTGACCTCGTCCCTGGCGATGCTCTCCGACTCCTTCCACATGCTGTCGGACGTGCTGGCGCTGGTGGTGGCGCTGGTGGCTGAGCGCTTCGCCCGGCGGACCCACGCCACCCAGAAGAACACGTTCGGTTGGATCCGGGCCGAAGTGATGGGGGCTCTCGTGAACGCCATCTTCCTGACCGGCCTCTGCTTCGCCATCCTGCTGGAGGCCATCGAGCGCTTCATCGAGCCGCACGAGATGCAGCAGCCGCTGGTGGTCCTCGGGGTCGGCGTGGCCGGGCTGCTGGTCAACGTGATGGGGCTCTGCCTCTTCCACCATCACAGCGGCTTCGGCAACGATTCCGGCCACGGCCACTCGCACGGGGGTCACGGCCACCCCAAGGGGGCCCGCGGCAAGAGCAACCGCACCGGGAGCAGCGACAACAGCGTGACCCCAGGCGAGCAGAGGCCCGAACAGGAGGAGACCAACACCCTAGTGTCCAATAGCAGCAGCTCCAACGGGCTGAAACTGGACCGGCCAG atCCAGAAAAGTCCAGAAATGATGCAGTGGAAGTACAAGTGAATGGGAATCTTATCAGAGAACCTGACCATATGGAATTGGAAGATGATAATAAGGCTGGACAACTTAACATGCGTGGAGTTTTCCTGCATGTCTTTGGAGATGCTTTGGGTTCAGTGATTGTAGTAGTAAATGCCTTGGTCTTTTACTTTTCTTGGAAGGGTTGTCCTAAAGGGGAGTTTTGTGTGAATCCATGTATCCCTGACCCCTGCAAAGCATTTGTAGAAATAATTAATAGTACTCATGCAACAGTTTATGAAGCTGGTCCTTGCTGGGTGCTATATTTAGATCCAACTCTTTGCATTGTAATGGTTTGTATACTTCTTTACACAACTTATCCGTTACTTAAGGAATCTGCTCTTATTCTTCTACAAACTGTTCCTAAACAAATTGATATCAAAAATTTGATAAAAGAACTTCGAGGTGTTGAAGGAGTTGAGGAAGTTCATGAATTACATGTTTGGCAACTGGCTGGAAGCAGAATCATTGCCACTGCTCACATAAAATGTGAAGACCCGGCATCATACATGCAGGTGGCCAAAATCATTAAGGACGTTTTTCATAATCACGGAATTCACGCTACTACCATCCAGCCTGAATTTGCTAGTGTAGGCTCTAAATCAAGTGTGGTCCCATGTGAACTTGCCTGCAGAACTCAGTGTGCTTTGAAGCAATGTTGTGGGACCCGGCCACAAGCCCCTTCTGGAAAGGATGCAGAAAAGGCCCCGACAGTTAGCATTTCCTGTTTAGAACTTAGCGACAATCTAGAGAAGAAGCCCAAGAGGACTAAAGCTGAAAGCATCCCTGCTGTTGtgatagagattaaaaaaatgccAAACAAACAACCTGAATCATCTTTGTGA